One Panthera leo isolate Ple1 chromosome B1, P.leo_Ple1_pat1.1, whole genome shotgun sequence DNA window includes the following coding sequences:
- the CXCL10 gene encoding C-X-C motif chemokine 10 gives MNQRAVLIFCLIFLTLSGTQGIPLSRTPRCTCIKISELSVNLRSLEKLEVIPASHFCPRVEIIATMKKNGEKTCLNPESKTIKNLVKAISKERSKRSP, from the exons ATGAACCAACGAGCTgttcttattttctgtcttatcTTTCTGACTCTGAGTGGAACTCAAG GAATACCTCTCTCTAGAACACCACGCTGTACCTGTATCAAGATTAGTGAACTATCTGTAAATCTAAGGTCCTTAGAAAAACTTGAAGTGATTCCTGCAAGTCACTTTTGTCCACGTGTTGAAATCAT TgctacaatgaaaaagaatggggAGAAAACATGCCTGAATCCAGAGTCTAAGACCATCAAGAATTTAGTGAAAGCAATTAGCAAGGAAAG GTCTAAAAGATCTCCTTGA